From Numida meleagris isolate 19003 breed g44 Domestic line chromosome 4, NumMel1.0, whole genome shotgun sequence, the proteins below share one genomic window:
- the LOC110398275 gene encoding carboxypeptidase N subunit 2-like, whose protein sequence is MGAFALCLTPCIAQCASSWTCSGALRMMDQHFLFLFFLFFCPHKCQSQTLGADPYEMPKDYQEVYRGSKNDVKEIPKIAKSFISEMIFVQTSITAIRKGAFRYMPNLTKILFIGNNIKTVEPGAFDGLEKLRDLEISGASLEELAVGTFQNLPSLQRLELRDSHISHIPKGLFEGLENLGELSLHINAIPSLPEGIFDSLANLTFLDLARNRITVLPGDAFSKLPRLQVLRLYENELQDLPEGLLAAQWGLLELSLQRNRLRVLPPMLLRNLTYLEKLLLDNNFIRVLPPQSFFGLNRLKLLTLGSNHITELPCCLFDTMPHLWELDLGRNSLAALPDGIFVNLTSLGKLILSHNQLAALTRGVFTGLDKLSDLQLDANQLSALDDEVFAALPNLKTLNLRMNQLESIPRGLLDPLKKLSSLYLSGNPWRCDCSLCYLHSWIQGNSEKVKLSSQVSCKTPPHLAGQAVTSLRGNQLICPATLPPSAALTPSLLFTSTSSQRMPPLLPPEASPTSAQTTLSSVAFPIMALPTVPLPMATSLMFPAMPAEGFITAPSPTMLSKASIAMPPSTILLKISTTAPSPTVLHKASNTTPSPTVLPKISVTSPEHALSALAPTTPPIPNTMQAATAQQVPPALPAPTQRPASPVPPLRGNTSSQPASPPTAPGGHHHRDFPLWANPRHCRISLALGLAVLVLQVGAVLLGVKLTLVLYHAAHGHDHPVPPVRLLSVQALDAAHPSRTAEPHRSSTVPQGQA, encoded by the exons ATGGGAGCCTTTGCCCTGTGCCTCACTCCTTGCATAGCGCagtgtgccagcagctggacTTGTTCGGGTGCACTCAG GATGATGGAccagcatttccttttccttttcttcctcttcttctgtcCCCATAAATGCCAAAGTCAAACCCTGGGTGCAGATCCATATGAAATGCCCAAGGATTACCAGGAGGTCTACAGAGGATCCAAAAATGATGTCAAAGAGATCCCAAAGATCGCAAagtctttcatttctgagaTGATCTTTGTGCAAACCAGCATCACTGCCATAAGGAAAGGCGCCTTCAGGTACATGCCCAACCTGACCAAGATTTTATTTATCGGCAACAATATCAAGACAGTTGAACCTGGGGCCTTTGATGGTTTGGAGAAACTGAGGGATCTGGAAATCTCTGGTGCCTCCTTAGAAGAACTAGCTGTGGGCACTTTCCAGAACCTTCCAAGCTTGCAGAGGCTGGAGCTGAGAGACAGCCACATCAGCCACATCCCCAAAGGCCTGTTTGAAGGGCTGGAGAATCTGGGAGAGCTGTCCCTGCACATCAATGCCATCCCTTCTCTTCCAGAAGGTATTTTTGATTCTCTTGCCAATCTAACATTTTTGGACCTGGCTAGAAACAGGATCACCGTTCTGCCTGGAGATGCCTTCAGCAAACTGCCCCGGCTGCAGGTCCTGCGGCTGTATGAGAACGAGCTGCAGGACCTGCCCgaggggctgctggctgctcagtgggggctgctggagctcagcctgcagaggaACAGGCTCAGGGTGCTGCCACCCATGCTCCTGAGGAACCTGACCTACCTGGAAAAACTCCTCCTGGACAACAACTTCATCAGGGTTCTCCCGCCCCAGAGCTTCTTTGGTTTAAACAGATTGAAGCTGCTGACTCTAGGTTCAAACCACATTACGGAGCTCCCCTGCTGCCTTTTTGACACCATGCCACACCTCTGGGAGCTGGACCTGGGTAGGAACAGTTTAGCCGCGCTTCCGGATGGCATCTTTGTCAACCTCACATCTCTTGGCAAACTCATCTTGTCTCACAACCAGCTAGCAGCCCTGACAAGAGGGGTCTTCACCGGGCTTGACAAGCTCTCAGACCTCCAGCTGGACGCAAAccagctctctgctctggaTGATGAGGTCTTTGCTGCTCTCCCAAATCTGAAAACCCTCAATCTTCGAATGAACCAGCTAGAGAGTATCCCCCGAGGACTCTTGGACCCCCTGAAAAAGCTCAGCTCACTGTATCTGAGTGGCAACCCATGGAGATGTGACTGCAGTCTCTGTTACCTGCACAGCTGGATCCAGGGCAACAGTGAGAAAGTTAAACTGTCCTCCCAAGTGTCATGTAAGACTCCACCTCACCTGGCAGGGCAAGCAGTGACATCACTGAGGGGAAACCAGTTAATCTGCCCAGCTACTCTGCCTCCATCAGCTGCTCTCACCCCATCTCTACTATTCACCTCCACATCATCACAAAGGATGCCACCCTTGCTGCCGCCTGAAGCCTCACCCACCTCAGCACAGACCACACTGTCATCGGTGGCCTTTCCCATTATGGCATTGCCAACTGTGCCATTGCCTATGGCCACCTCCTTGATGTTTCCAGCCATGCCAGCAGAGGGCTTCATCACTGCTCCGTCACCAACCATGCTGTCTAAAGCCTCCATTGCCATGCCACCATCAACCATTCTACTCAAGATTTCTACCACTGCTCCATCACCAACAGTGCTGCACAAGGCCTCCAACACCACCCCATCACCAACAGTGCTGCCCAAGATCTCTGTCACCAGCCCAGAGCATGCACTATCCGCTCTAGCTCCCACCACCCCACCAATTCCAAACACCATGCAGGCAGCTACAGCCCAACAAGTGCCTCCTGCTCTTCCAGCACCCACACAGAGACCAGCATCCCCTGTTCCCCCCCTGCGAGGCAACACGAGCTCCCAGCCAGCCTCCCCACCCACAGCTCCAGGTGGACATCACCACAGAGACTTCCCCCTGTGGGCCAACCCACGGCACTGCCGCATCTCCCTTGCCCTcgggctggctgtgctggtgctgcaggtgggTGCCGTGCTGCTGGGGGTGAAGCTCACCCTCGTCCTCTACCATGCTGCCCATGGCCACGACCACCCCGTGCCACCAGTGAGGCTGCTGAGTGTCCAAGCGCTGGATGCTGCCCACCCAAGCCGGACTGCAGAGCCGCATCGCAGCAGTACAGTCCCCCAGGGGCAGGCGTAG
- the CPN2 gene encoding carboxypeptidase N subunit 2, with product MPFSCSVLLPAMLGLGALLARGLPLPCPLPCQCYGRASIFCSDERMREIPVGLPGNATQLFFVETAVSRVRSGALGPSTILTKLVFINNRIQELEPGAFRGLPGLAELELSGNPLPSVSPELLKGLPSLTVLSLSSNALHSLHPELFTGVGSLQDLRLRGNRIEALPHDIFHPLQRLQALDLSQNALAQLPEGLLAPLTALRVLKLSDNMLAQLPPRAFVTLIQLAELHLDGNQLAELPPGAFTGLTGLQRLQLQHNALGSLAPATFAGLTNLTSLSLEGNCLAQLPAALLQGTPCLLHLSLARNRLQTLPKGLFANLSALQSLALEHNALSHLPAEAFHGLAELTALQLGRNNLSVLPAGLLDELPRLTSLGLEHNSLSHLPTGFFDANEELVRVSLESNPWVCDCRLAYLLSWLQVFAEPLVHLQASCTGPVALVGRPLLEVTLRPQVCARHQGWDEAPGEDAPGQCTYSNPEGTLHVSCNATSCQQLSLRLPPPPPGEAAGLGPEYQGDWVLRSSCGTLRVSILVTMQDGEKDVSPGVPAAP from the exons ATGCCGTTCTCG TGCAGCGTGCTGCTCCCCGCcatgctggggctgggggcccTGCTGGCACgggggctgcccctgccctgccccctgccctgccagtgCTATGGCCGCGCCAGCATCTTCTGCTCAGACGAGAGGATGAGGGAGATCCCAGTGGGCCTGCCTGGCAACGCCACGCAGCTCTTCTTCGTGGAGACGGCTGTGAGCCGCGTCCGGAGCGGTGCGCTGGGCCCCAGCACCATCCTCACCAAACTGGTGTTCATCAACAACCGCATCCAGGAGCTGGAGCCCGGCGCCTTCCGTGGGCTGCCCGGCCTGGCTGAGCTGGAGCTGTCGGGCAACCCGCTGCCATCCGTCAGCCCGGAGCTGCTgaaggggctgcccagcctCACCGTGCTATCCCTCAGCTCCAATGCCCTCCACTCCCTGCACCCGGAGCTCTTCACTGGTGTGGGCAGCCTACAGGATCTGCGCCTGCGGGGAAATAGGATCGAGGCACTACCCCACGACATCTTCCACCCCCTGCAACGCCTCCAGGCCTTGGACCTCTCGCAGAACGCGTTGGCTCAGCTGCCTGAGGGGCTGCTGGCCCCGCTCACTGCTCTGCGCGTCCTGAAGCTGAGTGACAACATGCTGGCTCAGCTGCCACCCCGTGCCTTTGTAACACTAATCCAGCTGGCCGAGCTGCACCTGGATGGCAaccagctggcagagctgccccctGGTGCCTTCACCGGGCTGACGGGGCTGCAgcggctgcagctgcagcacaacGCTCTGGGCAGCCTCGCCCCTGCCACCTTTGCTGGCCTCACCAAcctcacctccctcagcctggaGGGGAACTGCCTggcccagctgcctgctgccctcctgcagggCACCCCGTGCCTCCTGCACCTCTCGCTGGCCCGCAACCGCCTGCAGACGCTGCCCAAGGGCCTCTTTGCCAACCTGTCAGCGTTGCAGAGCTTGGCGCTGGAGCATAACGCCCTGTCCCACCTTCCCGCTGAGGCCTTCCATGGGCTGGCAGAgctgacagcactgcagctgggcCGCAACAACCTCTCCGTGCTGCCCGCTGGGCTGCTGGACGAGCTGCCCCGCCTGACATCACTGGGACTGGAGCACAACAGCCTGTCCCACCTGCCCACGGGCTTCTTCGATGCCAACGAGGAGCTGGTGCGCGTGAGTCTGGAGAGCAACCCCTGGGTGTGTGACTGTCGCCTCGCCTACCtgctgagctggctgcaggtgTTTGCTGAGCCCCTAGTCCACCTGCAGGCCTCCTGCACGGGCCCCGTTGCCCTCGTGGGACGCCCCCTCCTGGAGGTGACCCTCCGGCCGCAGGTATGCGCTCGCCACCAGGGCTGGGACGAGGCGCCTGGGGAGGATGCACCGGGGCAGTGCACCTACAGCAACCCCGAGGGCACGCTGCATGTATCCTGCAATGCCAcgagctgccagcagctcagccttcgcctccctcctcctcctcctggggaagcagcagggctggggcccGAGTACCAGGGTGACTGGGTGCTGCGCTCCTCCTGCGGCACGCTGCGGGTCAGCATCCTCGTCACGATGCAGGACGGAGAGAAGGACGTGTCACCTGGTGTCCCTGCTGCGCCCTAG